CTCATTGAAGTATAGATGGTCTGGGGAGCTTACCTTGTTGCCCAGAAGAGCAGCCACACAGGCCTCAGAGGCATCGCAGATGGCTGTGAGGTCATGGCCACCCTCTAAGGCCAATACCACTGCACCTCCTGCCAAGGTCATCAGTTGCTGTGTCATATACCCAAAACCTAGATGGTTGAGATGAGAGCAAGAGTAGCAGGCTGGAGGAGCGGCAGGACCCATTCCCTACCCATAGTTTCCCTGCTTGCTTCCTCCTTTGTAGACAATGTCTTAAAGATGAGAACCCCATGCAAAATTCATTCATATGCTTCATCCAAAGCTCTGAGAAGTTCTCTACAAGGTCCCATAGCTAGTAGGTGGCAGGGCTGaggcttgaaccccagtatcaccTCCAGCCCAAGTCTCActgggccaccaccaccaagccctGTGGCATTGTGGATAGCACCAACATTGTGTTCTGAGACTGCAGCTCTTCTAACTTCAGCTGATGGCCCAACCTGGAAGCCTGGCTTCTCCAACTGGGCTTCCATCTGGCAGACCTAAGTCTTCAGAGGCCTGGTCCTGAGAAGTAGCTTGTGCTGTGCTAGGCTGGGAGAACCCAGGGAATTCCAGGGCCTGCAGCCCTACTCCAGACCTTACATGTGGCCCTGGACTGTGGCCGCTGCTTCTTGTCCCTTTCATTTTGGCAATACATTCCTGTCCCCACACAGCCTGGCTCTTATTTCCCACATCTCCCCCACAGCTGGGGCCCCCTTACATTTGGCAGAAACATGGTAGCCACCCAGTGGTGCTGGGTGACCCTCGGCAGCATCAAAACCAGCAGACACCAGGACCAGGTCTGGAGCGAACTCTCGGGCAATGGGCATCACCACTATCCTGAAGTTGCAAGGAGAGGCGTCATCCACCTGGGGCCTAGCACAGCCCATGCTAGCCCCTCCTGGGGGCACCTGTCCTTAGGACACCAAGACAATCTCCTAATGAGATTAGCAGGTGCCCTGATCTCCTTCACTCTGGCTGTGGCTCTGGTACACACCAGCCTCAGAACTCAGCCATACTGAGAATTCAACAAGCAAGGAGCAGAATGATGGCAAAGATGACTATGATAGGatgaaagaagtgtgtgtgtgcacgcgtggtGTGTGACTCACACAGCCAGCTGCACTTAAGCTTGCGCTGGTCACTAAGCCTCAGGGACTAAAAACACTCAGCACTTTGGCTAAAGGTGAGCACACTATGTTTAGAGTTGACCTAGACGCTTTCCACCTGAGAGTGACCAGGCAACTACACCTGAAGTCCTGGGGTGTTAAGCTCCAtccttcatcttcttcctcttgcCACCTGTCCTTAATGTCCCTAACCCAATGCTGGTGTCCATTTAGGCATTTAAGCTCAGCACAGACACCAGGAAGTCCCACCAGTAGAATTAATTCTCATGGAGAGAACCTCCAGAAAAGGACCCACGGGTCTAATTGTAGGGTTCCATTTTCCCTAGAAAcaaacaggaacctggagtgAAGGCGACAAGGGCTCCTTATAAGAGCCCAAAGAGTTTTCTAAAGTCACCCCCATCCCTCCATGTGGACAGCATTTCAGGACACCAAGTTTCTACTCTCACCGGAGATCCACAATCTCCATACAGTATTCTTTGACTAGATGCGGCAGTTTTGCCCTACCCAAAGGTCCCCAGGCTGTGCGACTCAAACTTTCTTATTCTTGTGTGTAACCTATCTTCTTATTGGAGTTGGCTTACAATGTCTAATAACCAAGTGTGAACAGATTGACAAGCCAACCAGTCGCTTCCAACCTAGGGTTGTGGCAAAGGGAAGAGAGGCAGTCTTGCTGGACTGGCCTCCTCTAGACCCCAGAGTACTTACCTGAAGGCAGCCAGGTACTCAGGATCCCCCATGGGTGGATCCAAGCCCCCAGCCCAAGCCACATTGACGTTGAAGCCTTCGCCATTGCCAGTCCCCACCTGGAAAACAAGATGTAAGGAAGACATGAGAACAGAATCCCAAGCTCATCCAACTTCTTCACTTCCCAATATGGAAGCCGAGGTTCAGAAATGATGAGCCAGTAGCTCGGGACCACACAAGACAGGGGCAGAGGGCTCAGGAGGAAAATCAATGTGCTGGGAGATGCTGACCCAGCCTGTGGTTACCTCATCCACAGCCCCACTGCCTGGGAAGAAGTTGCCATCATCATGGCGATGCAAGGAGATGTACAGCACGCTGGGGTCCTGGTAGAAAGTTTGCTGTGTGCCATTGCCATGGTGAACATCCTGCACAATACAGTGGGCCGTGGATTAGGGAAGGtccagaagcagaaagatggagGTAAGGACACACTGGAAGGATTTCAGGGTCGGTAACATTCTGAGTACTGGGACGCTAGGCTGGTGGGGTCAGAAAGCTACAGTTTCTAGGATCACATGATTGCATTGCCCCCAAGCAATCTACTGTCTGGTGGTAATCCCCATCTCCACATGGAAAGACTTCCTGTCTTGAGACACCGTAGTTAGATGCATACACCATAGAGCTAACTGGCCTGGACTCCAATCTTGGCCTCTCATCTCAAGAGGTGAGTGGCAATTCAAGATGGTAATCTCTGTACATACTTTCCTCATCTGTGAGATGGGCTACCATCAGAACCAGACATGAAATTGTCAGCATCTAGATATGACTGAGGATATACTGATGCTATCGATATGACTGTTAAGGTTACTGTGTGGAGGGGAAAGGCCTCGCTTTGCCAAGAAGAAGCCAACAGAGGTTAAAGACAACACCTAAGAATTCCTAGAACTGGAGAATTCCTATCCCTTGTGGAAGCCTATGAACACCAGCAGCTTCCCACAAACCATCCTTTCTGGGCTTCCTGACAGATCTATGATGCAGGTGCTGCATTCTCCCACACTTTGATAAGGGAGAGGCTAATGCCACACTCAGACATGCAGCCACATTTCTGAGGCCAGACTCAGGGTTTTGCCAGGAGACCTGGGTCTGGTGACACTAGGAATCGGGACCTACCCAGTCAACAATGAGGATCTTGCTGGCTTTGCCTTGCTGTTGTAGCTGTCGGCAGGCAATGGCCACAGAGTTGAAGAAGCAAAAGCCCCTAGAAAAAGGAGAGGGTTCTGACAGCCCATTCCTCCACCCCTCTGCCTACAGGAAGGCTCTGAAGGTGGCCCCCACCTCATACCACACAGGCCTGCCGCCTCCCCAACACCTTACATGGCTGTAGAATGATCTGCATGGTGTCCTGGGGGCCGCACCACAGCAAAACCATTCTGAAAAGGGAAGGGCACTTATCACTCCAACAGTCACCTTTCGACCCACATTTGCCTGAGCCTGCTTCTCGTCCCAGCCTCTTTCTCCAAGGAGCAAAAGGCATGAGTTGCCAGTATATCCCACTGAAGTGTCCAGATATTCATACATACCACATTTGCCTCTCACAGCATCTCTAGACCATAAACGTTATCATCCCCAATTTATAGACGAGAAATCAAATCACAGTGAATTAAATAACCCAAGTTATGTGGCTGCAAATGGTAGTGTTGGGATTTTAAAACCAGGGCGCTTGCCAAGTGCTTGCCAAGCCCTTAGGATGGCAAGGGCACAGTGCCTGCCTTGGGCTATGAGCTCTCAAACAATGGGGCTGTGTGCTTCAGACGGATCACCCCAAGGCACCTGTCTTAGAGCAGTGAGCATAACCTCAACCTAGTATGCAGGATACCATCACTAAAAGGAACCCGTTGGCCTATGGGGCTCAAAAATGGCCATGATGCACCTACAGGCACGAAACAGGTCTTAAGTGATCTTAGGTGGTCAGGACTATCTAAGACACCAAGGCCCTAAGCAACATGACCTTAGAGGTCAAGCCTCACCTTGGTTTCAGCCCCGATTTCCCTTCCAAAACCTTGTAGCAATATCCACAAGAAACGAGAGGTCTGAACTTGGGATCTAGACATGCCACCATCACCCCGCCACCTCTGTGGTTTACCAGCCTTTAACTTCCTACCTTTAGTTCTCGGGAAGCTACTTTGAATGCAAGGTCGGTGACACTGCCTGCAGCCCAGCGGGCTGCATTGGAGGAATGCAGCTCGTTCCAGATGGTGTCAGTATCTACCTGTGGGGGCCAGGGTCAGGGACTGCATCACCCTATGCTTTCCACAGGAGGCAGGGCCCCATGAGGCAGTACCCACCCCATGGCCAGGACCCCAGGGGCAGGGAGCTGGGCAGACAaagctgcctccccagtgccccACCGCCCAAAGGCAAGGCCTCCTGTGTCCCCCAGTCCCAGCAGGACTTCTTCCCAGCACCAGCTCGTATGTGGCCAgcactctgcctccccagtcagGGGAGGGGGCATGGCGTTACCTGGGCGGGATTGGGGTTTGGGCCCGGAGGGGTTTTAAGCCCCAGCTGACTCTGCTCAGGCCCTGCAGGACGGTCGGAGCTGGAGGGGCCGTCTGCACCACTGTCTTCCACTCAGAGCCCCTAGCCCAGGCTGGGAGGCCCCCCAAACCCAGTCCCTGGGCCTCAAGGCTAGGGAGGGGCCGGGGGCCATGATGGGGAGATGGGAAGGGCGAGGCGGACCGAGAGAGGcgaggaaggcagaaagagtcgcaagaggctggagaaagagagaaagaaaggacagagagggagaggagggaggggaaaacagAAGCAACAATAGTTGGAAAAACCAGAAAGTGGCAAGAAATGGGGAGTTGTGAACAGGGCACTGACTGTCTCCCCaacagctccccctccccccccggCAGCTCCCACTGCCTCCATCTCATCTCCACACACCTTGCCTGGCACCTTTAGAGGCAGGAAGGGCCATGCCAGCAGTATCAAAGAGACCTCCGACAGGTGAGGGAGAGGCGGGCAAAGCTGGAGGGCTAGAAGGCTATGTCCTGGGTAGGGGCATTCTAAACCTCTAAGTACATGGGAGGTGCCCCACGGCCCCCACACTAGGCAGTCCAAGGTCTGGAGGTCAAGTAGGGTACACCTGGAGTGCCTGAAAGAGGCCCACTCCTGGACAGGCAGAGCTGCTAACTCCTGGGACACAATCTCAAGCCCCAATGTGACCCTGCCTTGGGCCTCACTCAACATCTACCAAACACCTAACTGTGAGGCACTGGGCTGCACACTCGTGGGACACTAATGGGACTGGGATACATCTATCACAAGGAGCTTCCAGCCAGCAGAAGAGCATAACGGGGAAGGCCCTGACAGAACCACAAGTCACAGGTGGCAGAGGGGCGGGAGTGGGCCAAGAGAACCGAAGGGAAGGCTGAAAGTCCTTAGTAATGCCCACTTGAGATCTCTGGGCATACTTACCCCAACCCCACCACAGGGTAGCATCACAAACATCCGCTGTGCCAGGAGTCCTGTGGAGAGAGGCCCGGTCACAAAAGTGAGGAACGCAGAAGCCCTAAGAAGAGTGTATGGAGGGAGAAACAATACAGGGAGATATGGAGATGGGCGGGGTGGAAGTGGGGCTGACGGGACACATGGACAACACCAGGGCAGCAAACTGGCGGGGGATATCCAGGAAGCTGTGCACAAGTGAGGCAAGAGCACAGAGGTGGGTGAGATGGGTGAGCTTAGGGTGATTCGGGGCCAGACATCATATGGGTCCCTCCCCTACCTGTCAGCTTCCCATTATCCAGTTTGAGGCGGCTGAGGGGGTTGGTGCCGTAGAGGAGTACATGCCTTTCAGAGTGGACTGATTGCAGCTCCTCTAGGGAGGCCTTTCGGCCTCGGAGACACTGAGAGAGGGCCCACAGAGCTCCTGAGGTTTGCTCACCCCTGACCTTCTGCTACCACCAGACCACCCATTGTCTCATCCCTTACTGACCCCAAAGCCTCTCGTCCCTTCCCTTGCACAGCCCCACTGCCTTGCCTCACCTCACACCGGCTTCGGAGACCTCGCTCCTGCAGCCGGGACCAGATGCTCTGGATGCGGCCTGCATGCTCGGGGTGCTTGCTGTTGTCTCCACAGGAGCACTGGTGCTTCAGCATCACCGAGTCATAGACCAGCCCTGCAAGAAACAGCCATCCGTCAGGGCTGGAACTCGTAGTGGAGGGGCCTCCACCATGGCTGCAGATGGAGAGCAGCCCATGCCCAGAGAGCTAGGCATATACACATCCCTTGCTGCTACACATGTCTGTGTTCCCTTCCCAGGCCTTCTGTGAAGAGCTAGCCCTGTCTCTCTGTGCACATGCCTAAATGCCTCAGACAACCTGATGTACACACCAGTGCCAGCCTGCCTTGCTCTGCATGACCCTTGATTTCTTGGTATTCGTACTCCCTATAAGGCTCAACCTATCTCCTATGCCCTTTAGAGTTCATGTCCTAAACCCAGAGAGACTTAACACAGGGCATCTCCCTCTCAgtgtcacaaactcacagagggTTTGTGTcccaacacagagaagaaagacaaTTGGAGGGAAACCTCAAGACTGGGAGAGAGGATACCCACAATGTTACAGGCCATGTGGTTAGTCTCCCAACTGCACATGGAAAACACTCAGAAAGCTAGTTTACCTTGTAAACATTATGCAAATAACACAAAACTATTTACATAGCATCTACGTTGTACTAGGTATTAAAAGCAAAGTAGAAGTGATTTCAATGTGGAAAGATATGCGTAGGTTACATGCAAATACTATGCTGTTTTACATGAAGAACTTGAGCTTCTGTGGTTTCAGTGTCTTTATAAACTGGGCAGGGGTCCTAGAATCAACTCTCTGAGGGACTGAGGGCTTTCAGCCTAGCCCAAGGGAGGTCTCCAGAAACAGGCCCTGTATATGCACACTGCTAGTGGGAGGGCTGGGGGCTTGCACATCTCAGGGTACCAAGGACTTTCAAAATGCTCACactccttgacccaggaatgctaCTCCTTAAGTGTGACCCTAGAGAAATAATCCCAGACAGAAGACAGGACTGAAACATAAGAAAATTAAAGGTCAGGCatcggtggcgcatgcctttaatcccagcacttgggaggcagaggtgggtggatcttgtgagttccaggccagccaggacttcatagtgagagtctatctcaaaaactaacaaacaaaagcaaattaaaactaaagctggactgtggtggcgcatgcctttgatcacaccactcaggagccagaggaaagcagacctctgtgagttcaaggccagtctggtctacagaacgtattccaggatagccaggtctacacagggaaacccagtctcaaaaaacaaaacaacaaaaatgaaaaagcggccaggtggtggtggtgcacgtttttcatcccagcactggggagacagaggcaggcggatctctgtgagttcgagaccagcctggtctacaagagctagttccaggacagcctccaaagccacagagaaaccctgtctcgaaaaaccaagaaaaaaagaaaagaaaaaagaaagaaaaaattaaaacaaaaaaaatagaattaaaattgagctgggtgtggtgattcacacctgtaatcccagtacttgaatCCCTAGCAccattaacaaaaattaaaaaggactTAGTCAAGCAGGGTGCAAAATACAGTTGGCATGTTTGTGACATTAGACGGGTATGGAAGCTAACTAAAACCTAGAATGAAATAGAGCAGCACTTAGGACAATAAGGTACTTGGTGactttttattcttatatttccCTGTATTTCTCAAAATGTTTGGAATACTTTTGAGCTCTTTTTACAAGTACAGCAATGGAAAGtgatgcttttgcttttgttttaaaagggCTGGTTATGGTAGAAAGACACTCAAACTCCTGTCCTAGCCCCCGACTGCTGGTTTTGTCGTTTAACCATAAGCTGGTCGCTGTCAACTTAGGTTTCCTGAGTTGTGATGCACTTATGTTTCATGGGCACTGCAGAGCTCACAGGTGTGGACTCGTGCCCCAGCcacttccttctgcctccctgagtTCTTCTGGTCTTACCTGTGGCAGGTGTTTCTGAGCTGGTGAGGACTTGGGTCTGACAGGTGGGCTCTGGGCTCAGCAGGGAAACAGGTGCCGCTGGGGAAGACTGAGTTCTGGACAGGGGCCGGTGTCCCACCTGGGCCAGAGGTAGCAGCGCAGAGTCGCCGGAGCTTCCCTGGGAAAGTCGCCCAGCAAGATGCTGCTGCTCCCAGAGTGGCACCTGAAAGAAACATGGCCCTGTACAGTCTCCATCCAGTTTCCCCACCCAAGGACTAGGGGCCCTCCAGATAGACCCCTTTTCCAGAAAAATTCCAGACGTGGGCTCTGGCCTTTCAACTCTCTGTGCTCCCTGAAGACCAGCCCTAATATCACAAAAACTCCTTTTGGCCCTGAGTCTATGCTGACTGAGATCACCTCTCCTACGACTGTGCTACTAACCACAAGGGGACCTGCCTGAGACACTAAATACACGTGAACTGTTTCCTACATTCATAAAGTCTTAAGCCCTCATCTTTGGAGATGGGATCTATGCAGGGGGAATCAAGTCTTCATTGAAGAGTTTGCTGTCCTTGTAAGAAACTTTTAGCAGAGGCCTACAGACCTCTTCCTTCACAGCCCCCAGAACACAcatcccccacccacccaacacacacaccatgatttCACCTTTTCAGCCTTCAGAGCTTCAAGGTGATCAGTATCTGCCTTTCAAGGcacctgtgtgtgtatttcctgTGCAGTGGTCCTGGCAAATGAACACTGCCTTGACCCCGTGCTATTAATCTAAAGACCAGGGGACTACTGTTGTCCTACTTTTTTGCCCCAGCTATCTTTGGATAAAAAAGACAGCCAGTTGCAGGGAGAAGTGTGACGGGAGGGGcatgtgtggctctgtgaagaaGCAGGCAACGGAGCTGGGTCTACTTGAGAAAGCAGGCTGCTGCAGTATATGTGCACGTGAACACACTGGAGAGCTGgtgtgcgcacacgcgcgcgcacgcacacacacacacacacacacacacacacacacgcacgcacgcacacacagtgTGTGCATGATGTATGCATCTGCACCTTGGTGTGCGTCTTAACcacccttcctttccccatcctATGCCAAGCCCCAAGTCTTCTGACTGAACTTTCTGCAGAGCTCTTGGTGCTGCAGAGCATACCTGTTGGTGCTGCTGCAGAGAAACAGGGCCTCTGCCCTCGGGAGGCCCGTGGCCTGACTCCCTATGTTCCAGGCCATCATTCACCACAGCTCCCACTCCCCCACCATCTGTCTCTAGGTCCTCAGCTGAGGGTATCTGCCGCAGTCGGGGCTTCTCACTCGGCTTGGCGGGCCTCTGGGGAGGGGAGATGGCTGTCTGAGAAGTGGGATAAAGAGGAGGTTGGGAGGCAGGCAATGGGTTGGGTGAGGCCACATCCATCTTGCTAGGTCTCCAGCAGTCACTTCTCTTGTCCTCcagttcttcctttcctccccctaaGTGTCCATCTTCCAACCCACAGGGGTTCAGTTAGACGCCCCCTTAGCATCTCCCCTACCCAGGTCCTCTCACCTTGATGAGCTGGACATGAGGTTTGAGCCGATCCTGGCGATCCTGGCGGGGCTGCAGGGGGCCCAGCAGAGGGGAGGCAGTGGCGCTGGGGGGCAGGGGCTCTGAGCGTGTCCGGTTAAGTGGCCGGTGGAGGCCTGACCCAGAGAGCCGCTCGGTGGTCAGTAAGGGCTGGGCAAAATGGAAGGGCAGGGGCCCAAGTCCAGGCACTGGAAAGAATGGGACGTATATGAGGAAGGGATCTTGGGCATCAGGAAAGAGGTGGGGGCGTGGAGTGGAGGCAGAACTTGGACAGTGAGGGATTAGAAGGTGGGTCTTTCCCAGAGCTTGGCCCCTTGGCAGCATACACAAATCCTGCCCATTCTGGGAGAAGCAGCAAGACTCACCAGTCCATAGTGGGGCATGGGAGACTGAGGGATCCAGCAGGAGAATGGGCTGCAGGCGAGACGGTAAGGTGcccccagcatctggctccagACCATGGTGCAGGAAGAGAGGAGCATGAGGGTTCCCCAGAACAGGACCCCGAGGGCCCAAATTCGAATGGGTCCTGCGGTCACCATCGGCCTGAAAGAAAGGTAAGAAGTCAGAGTTGGACAGGCTtcccagagaggaagagaaaggcaagGCAATAGGACACAGGCAGGAAAGAGGCTGGAAAAGCGTGGAGTGGGGGCAGGGTGCCCCAGCCACTCACCCTGGCAGGGGCAGGCAGCCCCAGTGTGATTGCGGGCAGCAAGGACATTGTCGGCAAAGCGAACGGGGCCAGAGAAGTCTCCTGCAGCCGCAGCCGCTGGCCCAAAAGCGCCTGCCATGGGGAGCAGGGTGACGGGTCACCAGTCCTGGAACGCTACCCCTGGTATGCCTATCCCCAGAACACCCAACAGGCCCTGCTAGGGACTGCCCAGACCCTGAAGCCTCAGGCCAGGCCAGATGCTGGAAGAAGGCCAAGACTCAGAACTGCCCCCAGGAAAGCCCAGTCCCAGCAAGGCCTTACCTCTGAGCCCAGGGCAGGGTTGGGGCCATGCTCGCTGTCATTGGGGGAGCTGCACCCCGAGGCAGGAGTGCTGCTACTACTGGGGGAGGAATctaaggggagagggaaaaggaaggcaCAGTCAGGGTCAGGAGTGGTCAACCTTGGGCGGGATTCCCAGTCACAGTTCCTCCCCTTCTGGGGTGTATTTCTGCTTTCTTCCTAGAGGAACAGAAAGCTTCCAGACCGCCACTAGCCTACAGTATCTCTCTTACAGCATCTCTGAACAGTTGCTTTCACGCAGCTCCCATTTCCCCCAGCAAATGTCAACTTAGCAGACCCAATAGGGCTAGTTTTAGCCTCAGCTAGCCCTCTCACAGGCAGGAAATGTACAACACTTAGCAGTCCCACGTGGCAATGTCCATCTGAGTGGAACCTGGCCCAAAGGAACAAAACCAGGAGTAAGGAGGGCAACTCCATGGCCCTGTGGGACCCTACCTCCAAGGGGCTCTGCAGGCCTCCGCCGAAGGCTGGGTGGGGCACTCTCCTTTCTGAGCAGGGGATTCTTGCGCCGTTCCAGGGACTTCTTGGGCTTATAGCGCAGCTTCAGGTTGGGCTCAGACACTGCAGAGGAACAAATGTCACTCCATTGCTATGCCAGCTACCCTACTCTACTCTTGtttcgttttgagacagggtctcacttgtaGACCacgatggccttaaactcacagacatccacttgcctctccctattgagtgctgggactaatggcatGCAAAACCACGCCGGGCCTCTTCTGTGCCCTCCCAGCTACCTCTATGggttgaagagaaaaaaaggcaaagcCAGAGGAAAGAAACCTAGTGTACCAACTGTCCCAGCCCTCCTTCAACCCCATACTCCTGACCTAAATCCCTTGGCCTACTCTAATCCCTGCAAAGCTCTGCCCGCTCACCTGTTTTACGCAGGGGAAAGTGTTCCGGGGCTTCAGTGGGCAGGCtgggaactggaggcaggaagctGCTAAGCATGGAGCGGGCAGCACCCTCTGTGTCCAAGGGCTCAAGAGTTCTGTGGGGATGAGCGTCAAGGCTACTTCAGAAGCCTGGAACACCCAAAGGCCTTAAAAATCTCACTCTGCACAGAAGCCTTCCTGGGCCCAGTCACCAGGAGAACAGCCACCAACAGAGCTAGGCAGTGTGGAGCCAGCATGTCCGGAGTCATCTCCAGGTGGCAGTAGTGGGTTACCCGTGCTAACATAAATGTTCTGTTCCAGGTATAAAACCCAGGCCTTGGGAGCTCAGGGCCTCCTGGAAACTCAGTGTCTCCTGTGGTAAGAGCCTTTTCAAGAACCAGGACTTCTGTGCATGCAAAGAGCCCGAGGTGAGATGTGGGGAGAGAactgaaggggagaggagggcagctCCTTGCTGAGGGAGACTTGGGGAACCATGTTGTGGTACAGAGTAAGAAGCAGGTGGTAGGtgtcagggaggaaaggggacaTGAGCTCACTTACTCACAGGTGAGTATGTAGGGAAGAGAGGGTACAGAAAGGACCTGAGGGATGGTGAGCTACCTGTAAGGAATACTGGGGCTGCTGGGATGGACTGTTCTCTCAAGAGCTGCCTGCTGTTTCTTCAGGATCACCTCAGCCAGCTTCTGCTTGACCACACTGCTGGCTACGGCACCTGCAGCGGCAGAGAAATGAGAAGCCTGGCAATGGGGAGACGGGGAGCCTCTTGGGTACATTCTCTGCCCACTGTCCAGGCCACACATTAGCACACCATGTCTCAGGGACTCCTCAGGCAACAACGGAGCTACGCCTGAGATCCCACCTCTCCTGTGAAGCCTCTAGACACGCCCACCCCCGCTTCTGCTCATAGGCAGAACAGAGGGCATCCCAGTAAATGGTGACCTTCCCACACACCCCTCCCAGACCCATGGTGGAGCCTGAACACCAGGCAGAGAACAGGGGAGACAAGCTTCACTCTTACTTCGCTTGCTCTTGTCTTTATTGAGAAGCTGTCGAAGTTCTTGTTCCTGCTGCGCCCCCTGCAGCTCCGGCACTGGTGGGTCCATTGAGAGCTGTGGACAGAGCCAGCAGCTCAGGGACGGCAGGGGTAAAGGACAGAGTTAAGGTCTGGGGAAGCTGGGATGTGTCTAGGGAGTTCCGTCTTTACCCTCATGGGCTCAGCTGAGCGCTGTTGCTGTTGCAGGCCGGCCAGGAAGAGATGGCGGTGCAATCGCTGGGGGTGCTGCAGGGCTAGCAGCGCAGGCTCCGGTGGGGGCTCCACTGTGGGCCGCTGGCCCACGCGCAGGTCCATGGGCTGGGGCTGAGAGCCTGCTGTGTCTGGCTGGAGGGCAGGGCAGCCTGGGGACACACAGCAGAGTCAGGAACATGGTCACAGACTACTGAACCCTCTGTAAAAACACCCTCAGGGGACCTTTTCCTCACACAAGCTGGGTCTGTGAGCTACAGGTAGGTCCTGGATTCCACTCTACCTGTGAAAGAAGTTCTACAGACTACAGACACGCTCCCTTCCAATTGTTGATGGCTAGAACTGAGTCACGGGGCTGTAAGCATGGCGTCTTCCCCCTGGAATGCTTTTCCACTGGTTTGGAGCTAAGGCTACCGGTTTTCTGAGATGGTAAGGCAGTTCTACTCTGTTTGCCTTTGACCTTCTAGGAATGAGGTCAGTCTGTCTCAGGGTGGAAGAGACCAGGCAGGTAACCAGCCCCCAGTCTTATAGGCCTCACACACCCTCAGCTGCCATTCTCTTATCGCCATGCTCTGTTCCACTCTGGTCCTTGGGATCAAGATATAGTGCCTGAAGTTCACAAGCAGCCCTGGCTGACCACCTAGGGCCTACAGAAC
This DNA window, taken from Cricetulus griseus strain 17A/GY chromosome 2, alternate assembly CriGri-PICRH-1.0, whole genome shotgun sequence, encodes the following:
- the Hdac7 gene encoding histone deacetylase 7 isoform X7; amino-acid sequence: MHSPGAGCPALQPDTAGSQPQPMDLRVGQRPTVEPPPEPALLALQHPQRLHRHLFLAGLQQQQRSAEPMRLSMDPPVPELQGAQQEQELRQLLNKDKSKRSAVASSVVKQKLAEVILKKQQAALERTVHPSSPSIPYRTLEPLDTEGAARSMLSSFLPPVPSLPTEAPEHFPLRKTVSEPNLKLRYKPKKSLERRKNPLLRKESAPPSLRRRPAEPLGDSSPSSSSTPASGCSSPNDSEHGPNPALGSEALLGQRLRLQETSLAPFALPTMSLLPAITLGLPAPARADGDRRTHSNLGPRGPVLGNPHAPLFLHHGLEPDAGGTLPSRLQPILLLDPSVSHAPLWTVPGLGPLPFHFAQPLLTTERLSGSGLHRPLNRTRSEPLPPSATASPLLGPLQPRQDRQDRLKPHVQLIKTAISPPQRPAKPSEKPRLRQIPSAEDLETDGGGVGAVVNDGLEHRESGHGPPEGRGPVSLQQHQQVPLWEQQHLAGRLSQGSSGDSALLPLAQVGHRPLSRTQSSPAAPVSLLSPEPTCQTQVLTSSETPATGLVYDSVMLKHQCSCGDNSKHPEHAGRIQSIWSRLQERGLRSRCECLRGRKASLEELQSVHSERHVLLYGTNPLSRLKLDNGKLTGLLAQRMFVMLPCGGVGVDTDTIWNELHSSNAARWAAGSVTDLAFKVASRELKNGFAVVRPPGHHADHSTAMGFCFFNSVAIACRQLQQQGKASKILIVDWDVHHGNGTQQTFYQDPSVLYISLHRHDDGNFFPGSGAVDEVGTGNGEGFNVNVAWAGGLDPPMGDPEYLAAFRIVVMPIAREFAPDLVLVSAGFDAAEGHPAPLGGYHVSAKCFGYMTQQLMTLAGGAVVLALEGGHDLTAICDASEACVAALLGNKVDLLSEEGWKQKPNPNAIRSLEAVIRVHRKYWGCMQRLASCPDSWLPRVPGADAEVEAVTALASLSVGILAEDRPSEQLVEEEEPMNL
- the Hdac7 gene encoding histone deacetylase 7 isoform X9, with product MDLRVGQRPTVEPPPEPALLALQHPQRLHRHLFLAGLQQQQRSAEPMRLSMDPPVPELQGAQQEQELRQLLNKDKSKRSAVASSVVKQKLAEVILKKQQAALERTVHPSSPSIPYRTLEPLDTEGAARSMLSSFLPPVPSLPTEAPEHFPLRKTVSEPNLKLRYKPKKSLERRKNPLLRKESAPPSLRRRPAEPLGDSSPSSSSTPASGCSSPNDSEHGPNPALGSEALLGQRLRLQETSLAPFALPTMSLLPAITLGLPAPARADGDRRTHSNLGPRGPVLGNPHAPLFLHHGLEPDAGGTLPSRLQPILLLDPSVSHAPLWTVPGLGPLPFHFAQPLLTTERLSGSGLHRPLNRTRSEPLPPSATASPLLGPLQPRQDRQDRLKPHVQLIKTAISPPQRPAKPSEKPRLRQIPSAEDLETDGGGVGAVVNDGLEHRESGHGPPEGRGPVSLQQHQQVPLWEQQHLAGRLSQGSSGDSALLPLAQVGHRPLSRTQSSPAAPVSLLSPEPTCQTQVLTSSETPATGLVYDSVMLKHQCSCGDNSKHPEHAGRIQSIWSRLQERGLRSRCECLRGRKASLEELQSVHSERHVLLYGTNPLSRLKLDNGKLTGLLAQRMFVMLPCGGVGVDTDTIWNELHSSNAARWAAGSVTDLAFKVASRELKNGFAVVRPPGHHADHSTAMGFCFFNSVAIACRQLQQQGKASKILIVDWDVHHGNGTQQTFYQDPSVLYISLHRHDDGNFFPGSGAVDEVGTGNGEGFNVNVAWAGGLDPPMGDPEYLAAFRIVVMPIAREFAPDLVLVSAGFDAAEGHPAPLGGYHVSAKCFGYMTQQLMTLAGGAVVLALEGGHDLTAICDASEACVAALLGNKVDLLSEEGWKQKPNPNAIRSLEAVIRVHRKYWGCMQRLASCPDSWLPRVPGADAEVEAVTALASLSVGILAEDRPSEQLVEEEEPMNL